In Pseudoduganella albidiflava, a single window of DNA contains:
- a CDS encoding GspE/PulE family protein, which produces MNTLADGDTHMPFLQALAAVVARLRDAGSLDEVMADPAGTVAGLFACDRFTLYAVDAEGDYLVSKAKSAAGAWRDVKVAIAPHGIAGHVALARRAVNIADAYDDAELARIAPGLRFPRGVDQRTGYRTRQVLAVPVLAPGSGALLGVIQLVNTRDGAPFPEHALAGATDLATALAEALAGAQKEGSRRTPPPPAAPSTRPTPPAAADRPVATRAVVPAPAGDDGARLLARIVADAQRLGAAAIHVEAAGRAGSAIRLRRDGALAPYATLPPAQAAALAMHLDAVVHWSGAAADTLADNKPRDGKRHDGRPHDDNLRHGQPRYGTLRGGAHGLPDMVLHAATLPSTAGVDMVLRIAAPNAAVPLARLGMAPDDLSRLRGMLDEARGLLLVCAPADSGKSTTLHALLAGLNHPERKICTAEDPVTLVQPGLRQVHAGRASGLAVAAALEAFRQADADVIMVDAPCDAPAAGLAVEAALSGRLVLAALPARNAVEGARRLLDMAADPFGAAAALAGVLAQRLARKLCTACRQPYHPGAAELDLLLTEYCAELQPGDDAAADNDARVAAYVAANNAGFAREEVLARWRERHADAGGRFTLYRAVGCAECRGGYRGRAGLFELMAVGERTARLLARRGAPAPLAAAALEDGMRTLKMDGIDKVLAGITDIGMVRAACARQGSAWTN; this is translated from the coding sequence ATGAACACGCTGGCCGATGGCGACACGCACATGCCGTTCCTGCAGGCGCTGGCCGCGGTGGTGGCACGGCTGCGCGATGCCGGCAGCCTGGATGAAGTGATGGCCGATCCGGCCGGTACGGTGGCCGGCCTGTTCGCCTGCGACCGCTTCACGCTGTACGCGGTCGATGCCGAAGGCGATTACCTGGTATCGAAGGCGAAGAGCGCGGCGGGCGCGTGGCGCGACGTGAAGGTGGCGATCGCGCCGCACGGCATTGCGGGCCACGTGGCACTGGCGCGCCGGGCCGTCAACATTGCCGATGCGTACGACGATGCCGAACTGGCGCGGATCGCGCCGGGATTGCGCTTCCCGCGCGGCGTCGACCAGCGCACCGGCTACCGCACGCGGCAGGTGCTGGCCGTGCCCGTGCTGGCCCCAGGGTCGGGCGCGCTGCTGGGTGTGATCCAGCTGGTCAACACGCGCGACGGCGCGCCGTTCCCGGAACACGCGCTGGCGGGCGCCACGGATTTGGCCACAGCGCTGGCGGAAGCGCTGGCAGGCGCGCAGAAGGAAGGGTCACGCAGGACACCGCCGCCACCAGCCGCGCCATCTACCCGCCCCACCCCGCCGGCGGCAGCGGATCGGCCGGTCGCCACGCGCGCGGTGGTGCCCGCGCCCGCCGGCGACGATGGGGCCCGGCTGCTGGCGCGGATCGTGGCCGATGCGCAGCGGCTGGGCGCGGCCGCGATCCACGTGGAGGCTGCCGGCCGCGCCGGCAGCGCGATCCGCCTGCGCCGCGATGGCGCGCTGGCGCCCTATGCCACCCTGCCGCCCGCCCAGGCCGCGGCGCTGGCAATGCACCTCGACGCCGTCGTCCACTGGAGCGGCGCAGCGGCGGACACTCTGGCCGATAACAAACCCCGGGATGGCAAGCGCCATGATGGCCGGCCCCATGATGACAATCTCCGCCACGGGCAGCCGCGCTACGGCACGCTGCGCGGCGGCGCGCATGGCTTGCCGGACATGGTGCTGCACGCGGCCACGCTCCCGTCGACGGCCGGCGTGGACATGGTGCTGCGCATCGCCGCGCCCAACGCGGCGGTGCCGCTGGCGCGGCTGGGCATGGCGCCGGACGATCTGTCCCGCCTGCGCGGAATGCTCGACGAAGCGCGCGGCCTGTTGCTGGTGTGCGCCCCCGCCGATTCTGGCAAGAGCACGACGCTGCATGCGCTGCTGGCTGGCCTGAACCACCCGGAGCGCAAGATCTGCACCGCCGAGGACCCGGTGACGCTGGTGCAGCCCGGCCTGCGCCAGGTACACGCCGGCCGTGCGTCCGGCCTGGCGGTCGCCGCCGCCCTGGAAGCGTTCCGGCAGGCCGACGCCGATGTGATCATGGTCGACGCACCGTGCGATGCTCCGGCGGCTGGCCTGGCGGTCGAAGCGGCGCTGTCGGGCCGGCTGGTGCTGGCGGCGCTGCCGGCGCGGAACGCGGTGGAAGGAGCACGGCGCCTGCTCGACATGGCCGCCGATCCGTTCGGCGCCGCCGCCGCGCTGGCCGGCGTGCTGGCGCAGCGGCTGGCCAGGAAACTGTGCACGGCGTGCCGCCAGCCGTATCACCCCGGCGCGGCGGAGCTGGACCTGCTGCTGACGGAGTACTGTGCCGAATTGCAGCCCGGCGACGATGCCGCCGCCGACAACGACGCCCGCGTCGCCGCCTATGTCGCCGCGAACAATGCCGGCTTCGCGCGCGAGGAAGTGCTGGCCCGCTGGCGCGAGCGCCATGCCGATGCCGGCGGGCGCTTCACGCTGTACCGCGCGGTGGGCTGCGCCGAATGCCGCGGCGGCTACCGGGGCCGCGCCGGGCTGTTCGAACTGATGGCGGTGGGCGAGCGTACCGCACGGCTGCTGGCACGGCGCGGCGCGCCCGCGCCGCTCGCCGCGGCGGCGCTGGAAGACGGCATGCGCACGCTGAAGATGGATGGGATCGACAAGGTGTTGGCCGGCATTACCGACATCGGCATGGTGCGCGCGGCGTGCGCGCGGCAAGGAAGCGCATGGACAAACTGA